Proteins encoded by one window of Lycium barbarum isolate Lr01 chromosome 11, ASM1917538v2, whole genome shotgun sequence:
- the LOC132617400 gene encoding uncharacterized protein LOC132617400 gives MAVQVNKERIRVEEPPMDLVEGRQSAVVYFSGMIDGFRVWYRFNPNAEAGKIKNIEPVAQLYSDREIQGGWAVTDEDDLYWAGGLDLGSEPPTSSKLLLKHSPILLSPRRWLQESDSRKLPRVTPFIQPLDRKLYVVAGSQHRYSASSDWTKCGEVYDLDKKTWEYLNAHFQPFNNKDYQAAVGLKDGTKMGFYNLSDPASILFLDLTSAKIHHEDHPSFSLGIKSLITLSHVSARMPAVFREDTFYWFTYDLQLHGYDFNLKTWFHSPSLITLFPPLKLDDPFSPILVDLHNGKLLVVIVDHPG, from the coding sequence ATGGCAGTTCAAGTCAACAAAGAGCGCATTAGGGTTGAAGAGCCTCCAATGGATCTGGTAGAGGGAAGGCAGTCGGCAGTTGTGTATTTCAGTGGGATGATAGATGGGTTTCGGGTGTGGTATCGATTCAATCCGAATGCAGAGGcgggtaaaataaaaaatattgaaCCTGTTGCACAGTTGTATTCCGATCGTGAAATTCAGGGAGGTTGGGCTGTTACTGATGAAGATGATCTCTACTGGGCTGGAGGATTGGATCTCGGATCTGAACCACCGACGTCTTCCAAGCTATTGCTCAAACATAGTCCTATCTTGCTTTCCCCTAGACGATGGCTTCAGGAATCTGATTCCAGGAAGCTTCCCCGCGTCACCCCCTTCATCCAACCCCTTGATAGAAAGCTCTATGTTGTGGCCGGAAGCCAGCACCGCTATTCCGCATCATCAGATTGGACCAAGTGTGGTGAAGTTTACGACCTCGACAAAAAGACTTGGGAATACCTGAATGCCCATTTCCAGCCCTTTAACAACAAGGACTATCAGGCTGCTGTTGGGCTTAAAGATGGTACAAAGATGGGTTTTTATAACTTGTCTGACCCTGCTTCTATTCTATTTTTGGATTTAACTAGTGCTAAAATCCACCATGAAGACCATCCCTCCTTTTCTTTGGGTATCAAAAGTTTGATCACACTATCCCATGTTTCTGCCCGTATGCCTGCAGTGTTCCGTGAGGATACATTCTATTGGTTCACTTATGACCTGCAATTGCATGGATATGATTTTAATCTTAAAACATGGTTCCACTCACCAAGTCTTATAACCCTATTTCCCCCACTTAAACTAGATGATCCTTTTTCCCCCATTTTGGTTGATCTCCATAATGGAAAACTCTTGGTGGTTATTGTTGATCATCCTGGATGA